The Podospora pseudocomata strain CBS 415.72m chromosome 3, whole genome shotgun sequence genome window below encodes:
- a CDS encoding hypothetical protein (COG:T; EggNog:ENOG503NWSP) encodes MRRRGHKPRQAKVKSASRRSKKAAELKRTRSNPPTTTTTTIPPDITGVATAEETAVTRSGVADSSEADDSNGGTILRGTVSLIAKLQQQMTGDLGSSRGFQPSATPDPLSQNLGNKALKFKERYDRVDETQQGVSPTSPPRPRDNDTTPRNEIGPAQVKQGRAGKLGGQAEPRDAQRKLDEYRENLARHIERREAPSRGEALAMPGPVRVSPIQEEISPPAMFHSSGSDATLTSSTESGNTVRGGYTPGPVAGTPSYPFPRMAPPSMIPPSIHRPFTTLSPTVPPKGPQHGFDIFKGQDSFLSNPSTPASATTFLPPGYSQSTEEQYEFPSPNLYDLTLMLAAEPGLDAWWNTVVQIMVDVYKAERVTLAVPADSTDIENVPWGQKATYNAHREDVLSLGYLAKGSSLMPSSVDDLSEGLSHPPESPTQQQQPPARPGLQSRHSYTSYEDRKEARTAANERAPQPASRRPHFLSRSKTSHAAPTLEVHDDLDDHNTTALNRQALEEHDALEEQQQQDIPSWEAPITAPRKGNGKILNVLQALDYEADPLIDHNGVMRVLERGRVVALTRNYPYLAPGSAEYKVPEPKTPARPKSPEGTRKSGRRPRSDSASKLSSLLSSATTFSPAMNRAPKVGLDKKGSGAGSRMDEDRPKAANPRYEEYEQTPPSPWSQSPAPSPAVRADPNENPFFTDAMVDEDSFNPASAPVDYTDIRPPEAIGMDNSWTVLHIPLTHVLLSKPNPTFKLDPSLMEQKISARNRSGDASAIPNSSPERPPKEKHAPIAILSILSPIIPYPSNFRHSLDHLAPHLATSFSLCRHYTNLEIELNGLQKRRPQTAGFGALGPDGRPLADPTALASLAYAEDATRGSLAGSITSPSDYSGPSRSTAGSPAGTPGWEPTAMGLLRGGPTASPAPVNADSYFSSVSKMGAGTQRPTRDSREAERRSSSRLSGGKQDAALLSPGQPEVIDGARRSSEESRRPGAKELKDSSNEKISAGVGDKKQQFPGTPGAARPHTQLHSYGADFAATFQSLPPSSTISRGSGSVAAPSRAGSLSQGEMTPPSDKLKGLILDSLPAHVFVALPQTGEIVWVNSRFLSYRGQTSGDLAADPWGSIHPDDRDEYLKFWSQSVRTGEQFSRTVRIRRFDGAYRWFYARAVASKDKRGVIMQFLGSYMDIHDQHIAELRAARQEEIEVSEAKHRLLANLIPQIIFTATEDEGITFANEQWLSYTGQTFEDVLGLGFMDFVHPDDLAKCQIPPERSPSPLFKNENKGHAHSISIDRMSIKSAKSTRPSSTAPDANIRGIHQALSRHNSSSSGSVYELSTANLTELARKGVIRVSTDSSGRLSYTTEIRLRSKSGEYRWHLVRCVEIDNVDFGNGVSSFFGSATDINDLKLLETKLKEAMDSKSRFLSNMSHEIRTPLIGISGMVSFLQDTTLNEEQRDYTNTIQTSANSLLMIINDILDLSKVDAGMMKLNFEWFHTRSLIEDVNELVSTMAIAKRLELNYVVEEDVPAWVKGDKVRIRQVLLNVIGNAIKFTSQGEVFSRCKVIVPEGVELGEAEIMLEFSVIDTGRGFTEQEAELIFKPFSQIDGSSTRQHGGSGLGLVISRQLAELHGGTMNGTAVPGKGSTFTFTARFGLPTDTDHPDGSAVPQPTPGLMREVSVSSTESAVRDSFQHVQAISPQTTDSAYRSPTMASSGSSELSGASGRTQTTERSSLSSVSGLARFSEAARASGQDLSQMKLEMPAHRISPGTTPIPLDSKRPSVVANYRPPLYSILIICPQTHSREATTKHIEQTLPKDVPHQIVAVSSVDEARGLIGGEESVNFTHIVVNLPTPEDIISLMDRISGSSMLGKTSILILSDSVQRQAVIKQVAGTKYDDMLSDGKVTYIYKPVKPSRFAVIFDPGKERDLSIDRNRSTAQQLVEFQRQSYVDMERRMGNKGYKVLLVEDNPVNQKVLSKYLKRVGVEVELAADGVECTDMVFGRGRGYYSLILCDLHMPRKDGYQACREIRAWEIQHLMEDERTGRSFVPTNQNPNNKNRTLPIIALSANVMSDVQEKCVEAGFSDYVAKPMDFINLNQALSKFF; translated from the exons ATGCGAAGGAGAGGTCACAAACCACGACAAGCCAAGGTAAAATCTGCCTCACGACGATCCAAGAAGGCGGCTGAGCTGAAGAGGACAAGGTCGAATCCTCCCACAACGACTACGACGACAATCCCACCAGATATCACGGGTGTCGCTACTGCTGAAGAGACTGCTGTGACCAggagtggtgttgctgattcCAGTGAAGCTGACGATAGTAATGGTGGTACAATCTTGCGTGGCACTGTGTCGCTGATTGCAAaactacaacaacaaatGACGGGGGATCTggggagcagcagagggTTCCAGCCATCTGCCACCCCTGATCCGCTTTCTCAGAACCTGGGAAACAAAGCGTTAAAGTTCAAGGAGAGATATGACCGAGTGGACGAAACACAACAAGGAGTATCACCAACCAGTCCACCCAGGCCGCGCGATAACGACACCACGCCAAGAAATGAGATTGGTCCTGCACAGGTTAAGCAGGGTAGGGCAGGAAAGCTCGGTGGTCAGGCGGAGCCGAGGGACGCTCAGCGGAAGTTGGACGAGTACCGGGAAAATCTAGCTCGACATATCGAGAGACGAGAGGCTCCTTCGAGAGGTGAGGCTCTCGCCATGCCTGGACCCGTTCGCGTCTCTCCTATTCAGGAGGAgatctcaccaccagcaatgTTCCATTCGTCCGGCTCAGACGCCACCCTGACATCGTCTACCGAGTCCGGTAATACTGTTCGAGGAGGATATACACCCGGCCCGGTGGCCGGCACGCCTTCCTATCCCTTTCCTCGCATGGCTCCTCCAAGTATGATACCACCATCGATACACCGGCCGTTCACGACGCTCTCGCCAACCGTGCCGCCCAAAGGTCCCCAGCATGGTTTTGATATCTTCAAAGGCCAGGACAGCTTTCTTTCGaacccatccaccccggCGTCGGCCACCACGTTTCTGCCCCCAGGATATTCCCAGTCTACGGAAGAGCAGTATGAGTTCCCAAGTCCTAACCTTTATGACCTTACATTGATGCTTGCCGCGGAACCGGGACTGGATGCGTGGTGGAACACGGTGGTGCAGATCATGGTTGATGTGTACAAGGCTGAAAGGGTCACACTGGCTGTTCCAGCAGATTCAACCGATATTGAAAACGTTCCATGGGGCCAAAAGGCGACTTACAATGCTCACAGGGAGGATGTTTTAAGCCTGGGTTATCTCGCCAAGGGGTCGAGTCTTATGCCGAGCAGTGTCGACGATCTTTCCGAAGGcctttcccatcctccaGAGTCACCgacacaacagcagcagccgccggCCCGCCCGGGGTTGCAAAGCAGGCATTCCTACACTTCGTACGAGGACAGAAAGGAAGCACGCACTGCGGCCAACGAACGAGCGCCCCAGCCTGCCTCTCGACGACCTCATTTTCTTTCTAGGAGCAAAACAAGTCATGCGGCTCCCACACTCGAAGTTCATGACGATCTTGACgaccacaacaccactgCTCTGAACCGGCAGGCTCTGGAGGAACACGATGCATTGGaggaacaacagcaacaggatATTCCAAGCTGGGAGGCGCCCATTACAGCGCCGAGAAAGGGGAATGGCAAAATCTTGAATGTCCTGCAAGCGCTTGACTACGAGGCCGACCCGTTGATCGATCACAATGGGGTAATGCGGGTATTAGAGCGTGGCCGGGTTGTAGCGCTCACGAGGAACTACCCCTATCTTGCTCCAGGGTCAGCAGAGTACAAAGTGCCAGAGCCCAAAACACCCGCCCGGCCAAAATCCCCCGAGGGTACCCGCAAATCCGGGAGAAGGCCTCGGTCTGATTCTGCCTCCAAGCTTTCGTCGCTTCTCAGTAGCGCCACCACCTTCTCGCCAGCCATGAACAGAGCTCCCAAAGTCGggttggacaagaaggggTCTGGTGCTGGGTCCCGGATGGATGAAGACAGGCCAAAAGCAGCCAACCCACGCTACGAGGAATATGAGCAaactccaccatcaccctggTCGCAGTCCCCAGCCCCCTCGCCTGCGGTGCGGGCTGATCCTAATGAGAACCCGTTCTTCACCGACGCCATGGTGGACGAGGACTCTTTCAATCCTGCCTCTGCTCCTGTGGATTATACGGACATAAGGCCGCCCGAAGCGATCGGGATGGATAACTCATGGACTGTGCTGCACATTCCCCTGACGCACGTGCTCCTATCCAAACCGAATCCGACTTTCAAGCTTGATCCTTCTCTTATGGAGCAGAAGATATCCGCGCGGAACAGATCCGGGGATGCTTCTGCGATTCCCAATTCCTCACCGGAAAGACCTCCCAAGGAGAAACACGCGCCAATCGCAATCCTATCGATTCTGAGCCCCATCATCCCGTATCCTTCCAATTTTCGCCACTCTCTCGACCATCTCGCCCCCCATCTCGCcacatccttctccttgtgtCGTCACTACACGAACCTCGAGATTGAACTGAATGGGCTGCAAAAGAGGCGGCCACAAACCGCAGGCTTTGGCGCTCTGGGTCCAGATGGAAGACCACTTGCCGACCCGACTGCCCTCGCTTCACTGGCGTATGCCGAGGACGCAACTAGAGGTTCGTTGGCCGGCAGTATCACCAGTCCAAGTGACTACTCTGGGCCTTCTCGTAGTACGGCTGGCTCACCAGCAGGAACTCCCGGGTGGGAGCCAACGGCAATGGGATTGTTGAGGGGTGGACCTACTGCCAGCCCTGCCCCAGTGAACGCAGACAGCTACTTTAGCTCGGTATCGAAAATGGGAGCTGGGACTCAGCGTCCCACACGGGACTCGAGAGAGGCTGAGAGAAGATCGTCATCGAGGCTGTCGGGGGGCAAACAAGATGCAGCTTTGCTCAGCCCAGGACAGCCTGAGGTGATCGATGGTGCCCGTCGAAGCTCGGAAGAATCCAGGAGGCCGGGTGCCAAAGAGCTCAAGGATTCCTCCAATGAGAAAATCAgtgcgggggtgggggataaGAAACAACAGTTTCCTGGGACTCCAGGGGCAGCCCGTCCCCATACCCAGCTTCACTCGTACGGTGCCGATTTTGCGGCTACTTTTCAATCTCTTCCTCCGAGCTCCACCATTAGCAGAGGCTCTGGCTCGGTAGCAGCACCTTCGAGGGCCGGGTCGTTGTCCCAGGGCGAGATGACACCGCCGTCGGACAAGCTAAAAGGTCTCATCTTGGACTCTTTACCGGCTCACGTCTTTGTCGCTCTCCCGCAAACAGGTGAAATAGTCTGGGTCAACAGCAGGTTCCTTTCGTATCGGGGCCAAACATCTGGCGATCTAGCGGCCGATCCCTGGGGGAGCATACACCCTGACGACCGGGACGAGTATCTCAAGTTCTGGAGCCAGTCAGTAAGGACAGGTGAGCAGTTTTCGAGAACAGTGCGCATCCGGCGGTTTGACGGTGCCTATCGGTGGTTCTACGCCAGGGCTGTCGCCTCCAAGGACAAGAGAGGTGTCATCATGCAGTTCCTGGGCTCCTACATGGACATTCACGATCAACACATTGCGGAGCTCCGGGCTGCGCGTCAAGAGGAAATCGAAGTGTCGGAAGCCAAGCATCGACTGCTCGCCAACCTAATTCCCCAGATCATCTTTACCGCCACCGAAGACGAGGGGATCACCTTCGCCAACGAACAGTGGCTGTCCTACACAGGCCAAACGTTTGAGGATGTCCTGGGTCTTGGCTTCATGGACTTTGTTCATCCTGACGATCTTGCAAAGTGCCAAATCCCCCCGGAGAGGTCACCAAGTCCTCTTTTCAAAAATGAGAACAAAGGCCACGCGCACTCTATCTCGATTGACAGGATGTCTATCAAGTCTGCCAAATCGACAAGGCCCTCGAGCACCGCCCCCGATGCCAACATTCGCGGCATCCACCAGGCGCTGTCCCGACATAACAGCTCGAGCAGCGGTTCGGTCTACGAGCTCTCGACTGCCAATCTTACCGAGCTTGCCAGGAAGGGCGTGATTCGCGTTTCGACCGACAGCAGCGGGCGGCTCTCGTACACCACCGAGATACGGTTGCGCTCTAAGAGCGGCGAGTACCGGTGGCATCTCGTACGCTGTGTTGAGATCGATAACGTCGACTTTGGTAATGGTGTCAGTTCCTTCTTTGGGTCGGCCACGGACATCAACGACTTGAAACTGCTCGAGAcgaagctgaaggaggctaTGGACTCAAAGAGTCGCTTCCTCAGCAACATGTCTCACGAGATCAGGACGCCTCTCATCGGCATATCCGGCATGGTCAGCTTTTTGCAGGACACGACACTGAACGAAGAGCAGCGCGATTACACCAACACGATCCAGACCAGCGCCAACAGCTTGCTGATGATTATCAACGACATTTTGGACCTGTCCAAGGTGGATgcggggatgatgaagttgaACTTTGAGTGGTTCCACACCCGGTCGCTGATCGAGGATGTGAATGAGCTGGTGTCGACCATGGCCATTGCGAAGCGTCTGGAACTCAACTATGTTGTGGAAGAGGACGTTCCGGCGTGGGTCAAGGGAGACAAGGTCCGTATCCGCCAGGTCCTGCTCAATGTCATCGGCAATGCTATCAAATTCACCAGTCAGGGGGAGGTTTTCAGTCGGTGTAAAGTCATCGTCCCTGAGGGTGTCGAGCTCGGGGAAGCTGAGATTATGCTGGAGTTTTCTGTGATTGACACGGGCAGGGGCTTTACCGAGCAGGAGGCTGAGCTGATCTTCAAGCCCTTCAGTCAGATCGATGGAAGCAGCACTAGACAGCACGGCGGAAGCGGACTCGGGCTGGTCATTTCGCGCCAGCTGGCTGAGCTGCATGGTGGCACCATGAACGGCACGGCCGTGCCTGGCAAGGGGTCCACGTTTACGTTCACGGCGAGATTTGGGCTGCCGACTGACACGGACCATCCCGATGGCTCGGCGGTTCCTCAACCGACACCTGGGCTCATGCGGGAGGTTAGCGTAAGCTCGACAGAGTCTGCCGTGCGGGATTCCTTCCAGCATGTGCAGGCCATCAGCCCGCAGACGACAGACTCGGCATACAGGTCACCGACCATGGCTTCTAGTGGTAGCTCGGAGCTTTCCGGAGCCTCTGGTCGGACTCAAACTACCGAGAGGTCGTCGCTATCTTCTGTCAGCGGACTGGCTCGTTTCAGTGAAGCTGCTCGAGCTAGCGGGCAGGACCTGTCGCAGATGAAGTTGGAGATGCCGGCCCACCGGATATCTCCAGGTACTACCCCGATACCCCTGGACTCGAAACGGCCAAGTGTTGTGGCCAACTATCGCCCGCCCTTGTACTCTATCTTGATCATCTGCCCTCAAACGCACAGCCGGGAGGCGACTACCAAGCACATTGAGCAGACGCTGCCCAAGGACGTCCCCCATCAGATCGTTGCGGTATCATCTGTGGATGAGGCCCGCGGCTTGATCGGTGGTGAGGAGTCGGTGAATTTCACGCACATTGTTGTCAACCTGCCCACGCCTGAAGATATTATCAGTCTGATGGACAGGATTTCGGGATCGAGCATGCTGGGCAAGACCAGCATTCTTATTCTTTCGGACTCGGTCCAGCGACAGGCAGTCATCAAGCAGGTAGCGGGCACAAAGTATGACGACATGCTCTCCGACGGCAAGGTGACCTATATCTACAAGCCAGTCAAACCGTCGAGGTTTGCCGTGATTTTCGACCCGGGCAAGGAGCGCGATCTGAGTATTGATCGGAACCGCTCGACGGCACAGCAGTTGGTAGAATTTCAACGACAGAGCTACGTTGATATGGAAAGGCGCATGGGCAACAAGGGGTAcaaggtgctgctggtggaggatAACCCGGTTAATCAAAAGGTCTTGTCAAAGTATCTGAAGAGGGTTGGAGTGGAGGTGGAACTGGCGGCGGATGGGGTCGAGTGCACTGATatggtgtttgggagggggagagggtaTTATTCGTTGATTCTG TGCGACCTCCACATGCCCAGAAAAGACGGGTATCAAGCCTGCAGGGAGATTAGAGCGTGGGAAATTCAGCACCTGATGGAGGACGAGAGGACCGGGAGGAGCTTTGTTCCAACAAACCAGAAcccaaacaacaagaacaggACGCTGCCGATTATTGCGCTCAGCGCGAATGTCATGAGCGACGTGCAGGAAAAGTGTGTGGAGGCTGGGTTTAGCGACTATGTGGCGAAGCCGATGGATTTTATTAATTTGAACCAGGCGCTGTCCAAGTTTttttga
- a CDS encoding hypothetical protein (BUSCO:EOG09262ILV; EggNog:ENOG503NTXZ; COG:K; COG:L) produces MADSDDEYVGDLSGDDAGVDSVYGTRSKDGGKGKGGQKGKGTRKAAWEEVHRAWDEVAIAEDGSITVAELIEAEKRRRLMRDTTPIQRGIIRHMVLVLDMSIAMAEKDLLPNRFALTFSYAMEFVNTFFQQNPISQLGIIGMRDGIAVRISDMSGNPVEHIEKLRQWALKDPIGNPSLQNALEMCRGHLYHTPSHGTREVLIIYGALLSSDPGDISDTITSLIADRIRVSIIGLAAQVAICAELCARTNDNDDSQYRIALHEQHFRELFLAATTPPVTHEAEQSNASLLMMGFPSRSLASKDFVSLCACHNKPTREGYTCTRCRIKVCRLPASCPVCGLTLILSIHLARSYHHLFPLKSWVAVPWTEAKKSVACFSCQTPFPPVPKAAPPKIKLKVKESSGVGGQTAANIAKAKGRGEVPAKTNTVTAPTPGLLPEAIKAGVSESGRYKCPVCEEHFCIDCDIYAHETIHNCPGCLARLVKSQQQQQEEVVGAGEAMEVDS; encoded by the exons ATGGCCGACTCCGACGACGAATATGTCGGGGACCTCTCTGGTGACGATGCCGGAGTCGACAGCGTCTACGGTACACGATCGAAAGATGgcggaaaaggaaaaggtggCCAGAAGGGCAAGGGAACCCGCAAAGCAGCCTGGGAAGAAGTCCACCGAGCCTGGGACGAGGTTGCCATTGCCGAAGATGGCAGCATCACAGTGGCCGAGTTGATCGAGGCCGAGAAACGCCGGCGGTTGATGCGGGATACCACACCGATCCAGCGTGGAATAATACGGCacatggtgttggtgttggacaTGAGCATCGCGATGGCAGAGAAGGACCTGCTTCCGAACCGCTTCgccctcaccttctcctaCGCTATGGAATTTGTGAACACATTCTTTCAGCAGAATCCAATCAGTCAGCTGGGGATCATCGGGATGCGCGATGGTATTGCCGTCAGGATCAGCGACATGAGTGGGAACCCAGTCGAGCACATTGAGAAGCTGAGGCAGTGGGCGCTTAAGGACCCTATTGGGAACCCAAGTCTTCAAAATGCCCTCGAAATGTGTCGAGGTCACTTATA ccacaccccctcccacggCACCCGCGAAGTCCTCATCATCTACggcgccctcctctcctcggaCCCAGGCGACATCTccgacaccatcacctccctcattGCCGACCGCATCCGCgtctccatcatcggcctcgCCGCCCAGGTAGCCATCTGCGCCGAGCTCTGCGCCCGCACaaacgacaacgacgactcCCAATACCGCATCGCCCTCCACGAGCAGCACTTTCGcgagctcttcctcgccgccacgACACCCCCCGTCACCCACGAGGCAGAGCAATCaaacgcctccctcctcatgaTGGGCTtcccctcccgctccctcGCATCAAAAGATTTTGTCTCCCTCTGCGCCTGCcacaacaaaccaacaagAGAAGGGTACACCTGCACGAGGTGTAGAATCAAAGTCTGCCGGTTACCCGCGTCTTGTCCCGTTTGCGGACTGACGCTGATATTGTCCATTCACCTGGCGAGATCGTATCACCACCTTTTTCCCCTCAAATCATGGGTGGCGGTTCCGTGGACAGAAGCAAAGAAGTCGGTGGCGTGTTTTTCCTGCCAGACGCCCTTCCCGCCTGTCCCGAAGGCTGCGCCGCCAAAGATCAAgttgaaggtgaaggagtcTTCCGGTGTTGGGGGGCAGACAGCAGCCAATATCGCCAAGGCAAAAGGCAGAGGGGAGGTGCCTGCAAAGACGAATACTGTAACGGCACCGACGCCAGGGTTGTTGCCAGAGGCGATCAAGGCCGGGGTGAGCGAGAGCGGGAGGTATAAATGTCCAGTGTGTGAGGAGCATTTTTGCATTGATTGCGATATTTATGCCCACGAGACGATTCATAATTGTCCGGGGTGTTTGGCGAGGCTGGTGAAGagtcagcagcaacaacaggagGAAGTAGTAGGGGCAGGggaggcgatggaggtggatTCATGA
- the VPS20 gene encoding Vacuolar protein sorting-associated protein 20 (COG:U; BUSCO:EOG09264IIZ; EggNog:ENOG503P2SD), which produces MGGNSSKITAQDQAIYDLKLQRDRLHQYQRRITLLTSRETEIARALLAQNNRPRALLALRRKKYQESLLAKTDQQLEQLEKLVSSVEFALIQKDVVFGLQQGTKVLKEIHAEMGGIDKVEKLMGETAEEVEYQREVSEMLGGRISVQDEEEVEEELAALERELGEPKKKKEETPSRVVVEGELPDVPGTELPAGEQRQEGVKKPVAERREAVAA; this is translated from the exons ATGGGCGGCAACTCGAGCAAGATAACAGCCCAAGACCA AGCAATCTACGACCTCAAACTCCAACGCGATCGCCTCCACCAATACCAACGCCGCATAACCCTTCTCACCTCCCGGGAAACCGAAATCGCCcgcgccctcctcgcccaaaACAACCGTCCCcgcgccctcctcgccctccgccGAAAGAAATACCAAGaatccctcctcgccaaaacCGACCAGCAACTCGAGCAGCTAGAAAAATTGGTATCTTCTGTAGAATTCGCACTCATCCAAAAAGACGTCGTCTTTGGGTTGCAGCAGGGGACAAAAGTCCTCAAAGAAATCCACGCCGAGATGGGCGGGATCGACAAGGTGGAAAAACTGATGGGGgagacggcggaggaggtcgagtaccagagggaggtgagcgAGATGTTGGGGGGCAGGATCAGTGtccaggatgaggaggaggtggaggaggagttggctgcgttggagagggagttgggagaaccaaagaagaagaaggaggagactcCTagtagggtggtggtggagggggagttgcCTGATGTGCCGGGGACGGAGTTGCCTGCTGGAGAGCAGAGGCAGGAGGGGGTCAAGAAACCGGTTGctgagaggagggaggcggttgCTGCTTGA
- the CUE5 gene encoding ubiquitin-binding protein cue5 (EggNog:ENOG503NZT5; COG:P) codes for MSAPTDANKVPPQPESPTTARPLEMDDDDIQEAGIINNDDNTTTTTRNVPTTSASATSPVGEVPPPQPPRPAVNETQQNQQMLKEAFPTIDMAVIKAVLTASRGQIEPAFNALLEMTDPDAVAQNEQPPPQPPRPVAAAHGPTTTAQEQLEADERYARQLAEHFENVGAYEARTANRGGERGGHPGRGGGPVPRGRQQTGLRPSQDEREHSFLDDDLPVIKEQLKKGFLETQTKVNTWFTDFKKKIDEHFDEQEEERRRAEGSAGSSSNPLAGGRPTRDQNQTRRSADYDRYDADPELLSDDFAGMKFHSDGTPVQNQRQFGSNANVFRPPPPSKSPRSHEGRKVAFSDKVEDIDAYNASPKVKAQDAAAAPGGSKPSKWQPLSAVEPNPIADNDPFSLGDSDDEREVKDKKEIKLEDSERLRQATADAMADSLVDDKTKAGSGSK; via the exons ATGTCTGCTCCAACCGACGCT aacaaggtcCCGCCACAACCGGAAtcgcccaccaccgcaagaCCCCTCGagatggacgacgacgatatTCAAGAGgccggcatcatcaacaacgacgacaacaccaccaccaccaccagaaatGTCCCCACCACTTcagcctcagcaacctcccccgTCGGCGAGGTCCCTCCCCCGCAGCCACCCCGGCCCGCCGTGAACGAGACGCAGCAGAACCAGCAGATGCTCAAGGAGGCCTTCCCCACCATCGACATGGCCGTCATCAAGGCGGTCCTGACAGCCAGCCGAGGGCAGATCGAGCCGGCGTTCAATGCACTCCTCGAAATGACGGACCCTGACGCCGTTGCCCAGAACgagcaaccccctccccagcccccgAGGCCCGTCGCTGCCGCTCACGGACCTACCACCACGGCCCAGGAACAGCTCGAGGCAGATGAGAGATATGCCCGGCAGCTGGCGGAGCACTTTGAGAACGTCGGTGCCTACGAGGCCAGGACGGCGAACAGAGGGGGTGAGAGAGGTGGCCACCCCGGTCGGGGCGGGGGTCCGGTGCCCCGCGGAAGGCAGCAGACTGGTCTGCGCCCAAGCCAGGATGAGCGGGAGCATAGTTTTCTTGATGACGATCTTCCCGTCATCAAGGagcagttgaagaaggggtttTTGGAGACGCAGACCAAGGTCAACACGTGGTTTACGgacttcaagaagaagattgatgagcattttgatgagcaggaggaggagcgccggcgggcggaggggagtgccggcagcagcagcaatccgCTTGCCGGGGGGAGACCCACTAGGGATCAGAACCAGACGCGGAGGAGTGCGGATTATGATCGGTATGATGCTGATCCAGAGCTGTTGAGTGATGATTTTGCGGGGATGAAGTTTCACAGCGACGGCA CCCCTGTTCAGAACCAGAGACAGTTTGGCAGCAACGCCAATGTGTTCAGACCACCCCCGCCTTCCAAGTCGCCCCGGTCTCATGAGGGCAGGAAAGTGGCGTTTAGTGACAAGGTGGAGGACATTGACGCTTACAATGCCTCCCCCAAGGTGAAGGCCCAggatgcggcggcggcaccgggTGGGAGCAAGCCGAGCAAGTGGCAGCCTCTCTCTGCTGTTGAGCCTAACCCGATTGCGGACAATGACCCCTTTAGTCTGGGGGATAGCGACGACGAGAgggaggtcaaggacaagaaggagattaAGCTGGAGGATAGTGAAAGGCTGAGACAGGCGACGGCTGATGCCATGGCTGACAGTCTGGTGGATGATAAGACCAAGGCTGGGAGCGGGAGCAAATAG